In Streptomyces sp. DG2A-72, one genomic interval encodes:
- a CDS encoding thioesterase II family protein, with amino-acid sequence MEVRALCLPGGERRRSEPRVTTHEALLADVLPQFTDPCSGPYVLYGHGLGAMVALTVTRALHEAGMPGPALLAVSACPPPHVPCALADVRGASDAEVLHILGGNGAVPPGSDEGIWLRAMLPVLRADLELAKALEEAARTPSSRGPLSTPVLVLASQANPLAPPAITDGWWQWTEGPVRSRTVPGRHFFVRGGRELPRLLGRACRVAGRLARERVPVG; translated from the coding sequence GTGGAGGTCAGGGCGCTGTGCCTGCCGGGGGGTGAACGGCGGCGGTCCGAACCCCGGGTGACCACGCACGAGGCGCTGCTCGCCGATGTGCTGCCCCAGTTCACCGACCCGTGCTCGGGCCCCTACGTCCTGTACGGGCACGGTCTGGGCGCCATGGTCGCCCTCACCGTGACGCGCGCCCTGCACGAGGCGGGGATGCCCGGCCCCGCGCTCCTTGCCGTCAGTGCCTGCCCGCCGCCCCACGTGCCCTGCGCGCTGGCGGATGTCCGCGGGGCGAGTGATGCCGAAGTGCTGCACATCCTGGGCGGCAACGGCGCCGTGCCGCCCGGCAGCGACGAAGGGATCTGGCTGCGGGCCATGCTGCCGGTGCTCCGCGCCGACCTGGAGCTGGCAAAGGCCCTGGAAGAGGCGGCCCGCACCCCCTCGTCCAGGGGTCCGCTGAGCACACCGGTCCTCGTCCTCGCCTCGCAGGCGAACCCGCTTGCGCCGCCTGCGATCACCGACGGCTGGTGGCAGTGGACCGAGGGGCCCGTCCGCTCGCGCACCGTCCCCGGACGTCACTTCTTCGTACGCGGCGGCCGTGAACTGCCGCGGCTGCTGGGCCGGGCCTGCCGCGTCGCCGGCCGCCTCGCCCGCGAGCGCGTGCCCGTCGGCTGA
- a CDS encoding ScbA/BarX family gamma-butyrolactone biosynthesis protein, translated as MSASTFHRNRAIRSAAHTGSDTALTGTGALPHRSLTTTVPKEFVHRASVAEVMLTDWARMDDDHFCVEAQWPRGHSFFVNVDDCHDPLIAAETIRQAGILLAHTEYGVPLGHHFLMWDLAIDVRPAHLRVGSAPASLELDITCHDVKWRRGNLAGFHYNVTIRRGPHIAATGRADFTCVQPATYNRLRTQQLDGGRPALPLTAPIAPQDVGRVSPMDVVLSPIGQPNSWQLRVDTRHPVLFDHPTDHVPGMVLLEAARQATAATAGRPVIPLDITSEFKRYAELHTPCLIEARPAPGTDTDRPQSVLVTGHQEGQLVFRSTVTMAPLTQ; from the coding sequence ATGTCTGCGAGCACGTTCCACAGGAACCGCGCGATACGCAGCGCGGCACACACCGGGAGCGACACGGCCCTTACCGGGACCGGTGCCCTGCCCCACCGGTCCCTGACCACCACGGTCCCCAAGGAATTCGTCCACCGCGCGAGCGTCGCCGAGGTCATGCTGACCGACTGGGCGCGCATGGACGACGATCATTTCTGCGTCGAGGCCCAGTGGCCCCGCGGACACAGCTTCTTCGTCAACGTGGACGACTGCCACGACCCGCTGATCGCTGCCGAAACGATCCGCCAGGCCGGCATCCTCCTGGCGCACACCGAGTACGGCGTCCCGCTCGGCCACCACTTCCTCATGTGGGACCTCGCGATCGACGTCCGGCCCGCGCACCTGCGGGTCGGCAGCGCACCCGCCTCGCTCGAGCTGGACATCACCTGCCACGACGTCAAGTGGCGCCGCGGCAACCTGGCAGGGTTCCACTACAACGTCACCATCCGCCGGGGCCCTCACATCGCCGCAACGGGACGCGCCGACTTCACCTGTGTGCAGCCGGCGACATACAACCGCCTGCGCACCCAGCAGCTGGACGGGGGGCGGCCCGCGCTGCCCCTCACCGCCCCGATAGCACCCCAGGACGTCGGCCGGGTCTCCCCCATGGACGTCGTCCTGTCCCCCATCGGGCAGCCCAACTCCTGGCAGCTCAGGGTCGACACCCGCCACCCCGTCCTCTTCGACCACCCCACCGACCACGTACCGGGCATGGTGCTGCTCGAGGCCGCCCGCCAGGCCACCGCCGCCACCGCGGGGCGCCCGGTCATCCCCCTGGACATCACCAGCGAGTTCAAGCGCTACGCCGAACTGCACACGCCCTGCCTGATCGAAGCGCGCCCTGCGCCCGGCACGGACACGGACCGGCCGCAGTCCGTGCTCGTGACCGGACACCAGGAAGGGCAGCTCGTGTTCCGCTCCACCGTCACCATGGCCCCCCTCACCCAGTGA
- a CDS encoding NAD(P)H-binding protein, with the protein MILVTGATGTVGREVVRLLGADVGVRVMARDPARVRGASETAEIVAGDYRDPRSLGRALAGVRTAFLVTGDVAGGDDVRFIRAAQMAGVGRVVKLSAAAVVDRCADDLVTRWQRAGEEVLCASGLQWTVLRPRAFMSNTLSWARSVRCEGVVRALYGSSVNACVDPRDVAEVAVRVLTEDGHAGGAYTLTGPEALSAAQQVDQLGRLLGVPLRLEELSPGQARLALGRRYPVPVVEALLQSAERQRAGAKAQVQDTVRAVTGRPARTFRVWAKDHLAAFVPGAADEAGQSPRRAGHGTGRWLTG; encoded by the coding sequence ATGATTCTCGTGACGGGGGCCACCGGGACGGTGGGCCGGGAGGTGGTCCGGCTGCTGGGGGCGGATGTGGGCGTTCGTGTCATGGCCCGGGATCCGGCACGGGTGAGGGGGGCGTCTGAGACTGCGGAGATAGTTGCGGGGGACTACAGGGATCCGCGGTCGCTTGGCCGGGCTCTGGCGGGGGTTCGCACGGCGTTCCTGGTGACCGGTGATGTCGCCGGCGGTGACGATGTCCGGTTCATTCGTGCTGCGCAGATGGCCGGTGTCGGGCGGGTGGTGAAGCTCTCGGCGGCCGCTGTTGTTGACCGCTGTGCCGATGACCTGGTCACCCGGTGGCAGCGTGCCGGTGAGGAGGTGTTGTGTGCCTCGGGTCTTCAGTGGACTGTGCTGCGTCCGCGCGCGTTCATGTCCAATACGCTGTCCTGGGCGCGGTCCGTGCGCTGCGAAGGCGTGGTCCGGGCGCTGTATGGGTCGTCTGTCAATGCCTGCGTGGATCCCCGGGACGTCGCGGAGGTGGCCGTGCGCGTCCTGACCGAGGACGGGCACGCGGGAGGGGCCTACACGCTGACCGGGCCGGAGGCGCTCAGTGCGGCTCAGCAGGTGGATCAGCTCGGCCGGCTGCTCGGGGTGCCGTTGCGCTTGGAGGAACTGAGCCCGGGCCAGGCGCGCCTCGCGCTGGGCCGGCGCTATCCGGTGCCGGTCGTCGAGGCGCTGCTGCAGAGCGCGGAACGTCAGCGGGCGGGAGCCAAGGCGCAGGTTCAGGACACGGTGCGCGCGGTGACCGGCCGCCCGGCCAGAACCTTCCGTGTCTGGGCGAAGGACCATCTGGCGGCGTTCGTGCCCGGCGCGGCGGATGAGGCGGGGCAGTCGCCGCGCCGGGCGGGTCATGGCACGGGCCGCTGGCTCACTGGGTGA
- a CDS encoding ScbR family autoregulator-binding transcription factor, producing the protein MVKQERAVRTRHALIQAAAAVFAEEGFVTASLSTISGRAGVSNGALHFHFASKNRLAEAVRAQAAEALGRITETARARHGDSLQTVVDATHELMDSLARDIVVRGGFELAGDAARRGGPSLRRQWQRWVEDSLRRAERSGALAQGVSAADGARVIVAATAGFEILGGEDVSWLSRRSVTRFWEVLLPLLAGRQNLDGLVCAGSNLLTAVPPQEQSARASPPNLHTKRSV; encoded by the coding sequence ATGGTCAAACAGGAGCGAGCGGTGCGCACCCGGCACGCGCTGATCCAGGCCGCGGCCGCGGTGTTCGCCGAGGAAGGCTTCGTCACCGCCTCGCTGAGCACCATCAGCGGCCGGGCCGGTGTCAGCAACGGTGCGCTGCACTTCCACTTCGCCAGCAAGAACAGGCTCGCCGAAGCGGTCCGGGCCCAGGCCGCCGAGGCCCTCGGGCGGATCACCGAGACGGCGCGGGCCCGCCACGGCGACTCCCTGCAGACGGTGGTGGACGCCACGCACGAGCTGATGGACAGCCTCGCCCGCGACATCGTGGTCCGCGGCGGCTTCGAACTCGCCGGCGACGCCGCGCGCCGGGGCGGGCCCTCCCTGCGCAGGCAGTGGCAGCGCTGGGTGGAGGACAGCCTGCGCCGGGCCGAGCGCAGCGGCGCCCTGGCCCAAGGGGTGTCCGCCGCGGACGGCGCCCGCGTCATCGTCGCCGCGACCGCGGGCTTCGAGATCCTCGGCGGCGAGGACGTCTCCTGGCTCTCCCGCCGCAGCGTCACCCGCTTCTGGGAGGTCCTGCTGCCGCTGCTCGCCGGCCGGCAGAACCTGGACGGGCTGGTGTGCGCGGGCTCGAACCTGCTGACCGCCGTCCCCCCGCAGGAGCAGTCCGCGCGGGCCAGCCCCCCAAATTTGCATACCAAGAGGTCTGTTTAA
- a CDS encoding AfsR/SARP family transcriptional regulator has translation MKIQVLGPLSAEVNGGSIVPTAGKPRQILSLLALYPGRVMPVPMLMEEIWGTEPPQSALTTLQTYILQLRRRLGTAMGPDAPGTAKEVLATRHGGYLLQIPAESVDVHEYERMVTEGRSAFETGDDATSAARFRQALELWRGPALVDVRVGPILGIEVMRLEESRLGTVERRIDADLRLGRHAELIAELAELTARYPQHEGLHSQAMVAMYRSGRQASALAVYRQLRNRLIDELGVEPSPQVQRLHQAMLAVDPQLDVVAGVRRSSTFDLYAA, from the coding sequence GTGAAGATTCAGGTTCTGGGTCCGTTGAGTGCCGAGGTCAATGGGGGATCGATTGTCCCGACGGCCGGTAAGCCGCGGCAGATTCTTTCCCTGCTGGCCCTCTACCCGGGACGGGTGATGCCCGTTCCCATGCTCATGGAGGAAATCTGGGGAACCGAGCCGCCGCAGAGCGCGCTCACCACGCTGCAGACCTACATCCTCCAACTGCGCCGGCGCCTGGGCACCGCGATGGGGCCCGACGCCCCCGGCACGGCCAAGGAAGTGCTGGCCACCCGCCACGGCGGCTATCTGCTGCAGATACCGGCCGAGAGCGTCGACGTGCACGAGTACGAACGCATGGTCACCGAAGGCAGGTCGGCTTTCGAGACCGGGGACGACGCGACCTCGGCCGCCCGTTTCCGGCAGGCGCTGGAGCTGTGGCGCGGCCCCGCGCTGGTCGACGTACGGGTCGGACCGATCCTCGGGATCGAGGTCATGCGCCTGGAGGAGAGCCGGCTCGGCACCGTCGAGCGGCGGATCGACGCCGATCTGCGGCTCGGCCGGCACGCCGAACTCATCGCGGAACTCGCCGAGCTGACGGCGCGCTACCCGCAGCACGAAGGGCTGCACTCGCAGGCCATGGTGGCCATGTACCGGTCGGGGCGGCAGGCATCGGCCCTCGCCGTCTACCGGCAGCTGCGCAACCGGCTGATCGACGAACTGGGCGTCGAGCCCTCGCCGCAGGTGCAGCGGCTGCACCAGGCCATGCTGGCCGTCGACCCGCAACTGGACGTCGTCGCCGGAGTGCGGCGCAGCTCGACCTTCGATCTTTACGCCGCCTGA
- a CDS encoding AfsR/SARP family transcriptional regulator — protein sequence MDIKVLGALAVTENGVSITPTAPKPRQVLALLALHADRVVPVSALIEELWGLTPPRSARTTLQTYVLQLRELIAVALEQDGHGGADGPGAPRTAKDVLVTMPGGYLLASGGGPSDVRLFERLAGMGYRAMDAGDFPGAARQLREALTLWSGTAFADVQVGEQLETEIKRLEESRLCALDQRIEADLRLGRHRELLAELTVLVNRYRTHESLHGQFMLALYRSGRRGEALEAYQRLRATLVRDLGLEPSAGLQRLQRSVLTASPESTAAPHAAKERLVSTS from the coding sequence GTGGACATCAAGGTACTGGGCGCACTGGCCGTCACGGAGAACGGCGTCTCCATCACGCCGACGGCCCCCAAGCCGCGCCAGGTTCTGGCTCTGCTGGCACTGCACGCCGACCGGGTGGTGCCCGTCTCCGCCCTCATCGAGGAGCTGTGGGGCCTCACCCCGCCGCGCAGCGCCCGCACCACCCTGCAGACCTACGTCCTGCAGCTGCGGGAACTCATCGCCGTGGCCCTGGAGCAGGACGGCCACGGCGGTGCGGACGGACCCGGCGCACCGCGCACCGCCAAGGACGTGCTGGTGACGATGCCCGGCGGCTATCTGCTGGCCAGCGGCGGCGGACCCAGTGACGTCCGCCTGTTCGAGCGTCTTGCGGGCATGGGATACCGGGCCATGGACGCGGGTGACTTCCCCGGCGCCGCACGCCAGCTGCGCGAAGCGCTCACGCTGTGGTCCGGCACCGCCTTCGCGGACGTGCAGGTCGGGGAGCAGCTGGAGACGGAGATCAAGCGTCTTGAGGAGAGCCGGCTGTGCGCTCTTGACCAGCGTATCGAGGCCGATCTGCGGCTGGGACGCCACCGTGAACTGCTGGCCGAGCTGACGGTTTTGGTGAACCGTTACCGCACGCACGAGAGCCTGCACGGCCAGTTCATGCTCGCGCTGTACCGCTCGGGGCGGCGCGGAGAGGCCCTGGAGGCCTATCAGCGGCTGCGTGCCACGCTCGTACGCGACCTCGGTCTGGAGCCGTCCGCGGGGCTGCAGCGCCTGCAGCGGTCCGTCCTGACGGCCAGCCCCGAGTCCACGGCGGCACCTCACGCGGCCAAGGAGCGGCTCGTGTCGACGAGCTGA
- a CDS encoding acyl-CoA carboxylase epsilon subunit, with protein MDGREVLIRVERGRPDEAELAAVVAVLLAVRAPARQAPGQPPVAGMRWWRTPDAYAAPDGWH; from the coding sequence ATGGACGGGAGGGAAGTCCTGATCAGGGTGGAGCGGGGCCGGCCCGACGAGGCGGAACTGGCCGCCGTGGTCGCGGTGCTGCTCGCCGTGCGGGCGCCCGCACGCCAGGCGCCCGGGCAGCCGCCGGTCGCCGGGATGCGGTGGTGGCGCACGCCGGACGCCTACGCGGCGCCCGACGGCTGGCACTGA
- a CDS encoding acyl-CoA carboxylase subunit beta, translated as MTTALAPAGPGPTDIRGRVAELHGIREQALAGPGGKATAAQHAKGKLTARERIGLLLDAGSFREVEQLRRHRATGFGLEMNKPYTDGVITGWGTVQGRTVFVYAHDFRIFGGALGEAHATKIHKIMDMALATGAPLVSLNDGAGARIQEGVSALAGYGGIFQRNTRASGVIPQISVVLGPCAGGAAYSPALTDFVFMVRETSQMFITGPDVVKTVTGEEITQNGLGGADVHAETSGVAHFAYDDEETCLAEVRYLLSMLPQNNREAPPRALGGDRAERRSEVLLDLVPADGNRPYDMAAVIEEIVDDGEYLEVHERWARNIICALARLDGQVVGIVANQPQSLAGVLDIEASQKAARFVQMCDAFNIALVTLLDVPGFLPGVGQEHGGIIRHGAKLLYAYCNATVPRISLILRKAYGGAYIVMDSASTGADLTYAWPTNEIAVMGAEGAAGVIFRRQIAEAEDPEAMRHKMVKEYRTELMHPYYAAERGLVDDVIDPAATREVLIRSLAMLRSKHADLPSRKHGNPPQ; from the coding sequence ATGACGACTGCCCTGGCACCGGCCGGACCGGGGCCCACCGATATCCGCGGGCGGGTGGCGGAACTGCACGGCATCCGTGAGCAGGCGCTGGCCGGTCCCGGTGGGAAGGCGACCGCGGCGCAGCACGCCAAGGGCAAGCTGACCGCGCGGGAGCGGATCGGGCTGCTGCTGGACGCGGGTTCCTTCCGGGAGGTCGAGCAGCTGCGCCGGCACCGGGCGACCGGTTTCGGGCTGGAGATGAACAAGCCGTACACGGACGGTGTGATCACCGGCTGGGGGACGGTCCAGGGCCGTACGGTCTTCGTGTACGCGCACGACTTCCGCATCTTCGGCGGTGCGCTGGGCGAGGCCCACGCCACGAAGATCCACAAGATCATGGACATGGCGCTTGCCACCGGGGCGCCGCTGGTGTCGCTGAACGACGGCGCGGGGGCCCGTATCCAGGAGGGTGTCTCGGCGCTTGCCGGGTACGGCGGCATCTTCCAGCGCAACACCAGGGCTTCGGGTGTGATCCCGCAGATCTCGGTGGTGCTGGGCCCGTGCGCGGGCGGCGCGGCCTACAGCCCGGCGCTGACCGACTTCGTGTTCATGGTCCGTGAGACCTCGCAGATGTTCATCACCGGCCCGGACGTGGTCAAGACGGTGACCGGTGAGGAGATCACGCAGAACGGCCTGGGCGGCGCGGACGTGCACGCCGAGACCTCCGGTGTGGCCCACTTCGCCTACGACGACGAGGAGACGTGCCTGGCGGAGGTGCGCTACCTGCTGTCGATGCTCCCGCAGAACAACCGGGAGGCCCCGCCGAGGGCGCTGGGCGGTGACCGGGCCGAGAGGCGCTCGGAGGTGCTGCTGGACCTGGTGCCGGCCGACGGCAACCGGCCCTACGACATGGCCGCCGTCATCGAGGAGATCGTCGACGACGGCGAGTACCTCGAGGTCCACGAGCGCTGGGCCCGCAACATCATCTGCGCGCTGGCCCGGCTGGACGGCCAGGTCGTCGGCATCGTCGCCAACCAGCCGCAGTCCCTGGCCGGGGTCCTGGACATCGAGGCGTCGCAGAAGGCCGCACGCTTCGTCCAGATGTGCGACGCCTTCAACATCGCGCTCGTCACCCTGCTGGACGTCCCCGGATTCCTGCCCGGCGTCGGCCAGGAGCACGGCGGGATCATCCGGCACGGCGCGAAGCTGCTGTACGCCTACTGCAACGCGACCGTGCCGCGGATCTCGCTGATCCTGCGCAAGGCCTACGGCGGCGCGTACATCGTGATGGACTCGGCGTCCACCGGCGCCGACCTGACCTACGCCTGGCCGACCAACGAGATCGCCGTGATGGGCGCCGAGGGCGCGGCGGGCGTCATCTTCCGCCGGCAGATCGCCGAGGCGGAAGACCCCGAGGCCATGCGGCACAAGATGGTCAAGGAGTACAGGACCGAGCTCATGCACCCCTACTACGCGGCCGAGCGCGGCCTGGTCGACGACGTCATCGACCCGGCCGCCACCCGCGAGGTCCTCATCCGCTCCCTGGCCATGCTCCGCAGCAAGCACGCCGACCTGCCCTCCCGCAAGCACGGCAATCCCCCGCAGTAG
- a CDS encoding aromatase/cyclase, producing the protein MSAELADKTAHTVHVSAPAGVVYALITDAAKWPLYFSPVIHVEQLDFDGERGWLRMWSLMDGLLKSWTSWRHLDPVQRRVDFRQELPASPFDSMGGTLNVRSQGPHRTELELLYDYSITGDRPDDVAWAQRATGGNSRAQLADVKAFAERWTRLDELVLSFEDSVRIHGPAELVYDFLYRAGAWPELVPHVTRVDLTEDAPGVQRMTVQTLTESGSHSAESVRICFPHAGRIVYKETATSPLLGAHTGEWSVVPDETGVTVLAQHSVVLREENITAVLGEQAGLAHARWHVRQTLGRNCRALLALAKQHAESAVRML; encoded by the coding sequence ATGTCTGCTGAGCTCGCGGACAAGACCGCGCACACGGTGCACGTGTCCGCACCCGCCGGTGTGGTCTACGCGCTGATTACCGACGCGGCGAAGTGGCCGCTCTACTTCTCCCCGGTCATCCATGTGGAGCAGCTGGACTTCGACGGCGAACGGGGGTGGCTGAGGATGTGGTCCCTCATGGACGGCCTGCTGAAATCGTGGACCTCGTGGCGGCACCTGGACCCGGTGCAGCGCCGCGTGGACTTCCGGCAGGAACTGCCCGCGTCCCCGTTCGACTCGATGGGCGGCACCTTGAACGTGCGTTCGCAGGGCCCGCACCGTACCGAGCTGGAACTGCTGTACGACTACAGCATCACCGGGGACCGGCCCGATGACGTGGCGTGGGCGCAGCGGGCCACCGGCGGCAACAGCCGCGCCCAGCTCGCCGACGTGAAGGCCTTCGCCGAGCGGTGGACGCGCCTGGACGAACTGGTCCTGTCCTTCGAGGACTCGGTGCGCATCCACGGCCCGGCCGAGCTGGTCTACGACTTTCTCTACCGGGCCGGGGCCTGGCCCGAACTGGTCCCGCACGTCACCCGGGTCGACCTCACCGAGGACGCGCCCGGAGTGCAGCGCATGACCGTACAGACGCTGACCGAGTCCGGTTCGCACAGCGCCGAGTCGGTGCGGATCTGCTTCCCGCACGCGGGCCGCATCGTCTACAAGGAGACCGCGACCTCCCCCCTGCTGGGGGCACACACCGGCGAATGGTCCGTCGTCCCGGACGAGACGGGGGTGACCGTCCTCGCGCAGCACAGCGTCGTGCTGCGCGAGGAGAACATCACCGCCGTGCTGGGCGAGCAGGCGGGCCTGGCACACGCCCGCTGGCATGTGCGCCAGACCCTCGGCCGAAACTGCCGGGCCCTGCTGGCCCTGGCCAAGCAGCACGCGGAAAGCGCCGTCCGCATGCTGTGA